From Colius striatus isolate bColStr4 chromosome 10, bColStr4.1.hap1, whole genome shotgun sequence:
CAGTCTCCTATAGTGAAGCCAGTTTAATGATTTTAGAATTAAAAATTCAATGGCACACTCTTAATTGTCTGCTTTGTGCAGAAATTAGTATATTGATTATCTTTAGTAACCTGATGTTCATTGACATGATATTTcatgaaatgaaaggaaatgattTGCTCTGATCAAAGCTGCTTATTGCTTGGGTATCTGTATTGTGAAAATAGTTGCATCAAAAGAGCACCAACATCTAGTGTGCTTATAGGAATGAGAATTCTTTGGGCTGGTGAATGGAAGCATATAGACAGAACACAGAAGATGGCTAACTTTACTTTATGAATGATATACAACTCTTTGGTTTGGGGCATGAATCAATCACTGCAAGTACAAATGCAATCTGAGATAAACAGGCTTTTTGCAGAAGTGAGTTGATTAAAAGATGCCAACTAGAGGTAAACACCAAACCTGAAATTGCTTTTGCTATTTTGATTATGCTGCatttctgtgttatttctttttttgcttctgcaggggggttggactagatgatctctaaaggtcccttccagccctcccattctatgattctatgaattaacattagaaaaaccccaaacccgaagaaccaaaaaacaaaaccccaaacatactGTGTTTggctgcatttatttatttatgttccAGAAAATCCAGAATCCTTACATTACACTTGATAAGATCTTCCTCAGTTTGCATTGGTAGAAATCATAGGGTTTTTCACCTCTTGATAACTTGATACTGTTGATGGGGATTTTACAAGCAGTCTCTGAATTGTCAGAAACTTGTTGGGAAGTTAATGATGCAGTTCAACATGAAGCCTAAAGGCTTACACACAGGACACAAAAGACATTGCTCCTTTAAATTATATAAACTTTTTCTAGGGATTGGTATGTGAAGATTTCTTCTCAAAAGACTCAGCATATTTGCCTACAGCTGCTAGAACTTAAAGTGTGTTGCAAAATTCATAAATGACGCcgattttgaaaggaaatgcaCTTCAGTGACAAGATCAATGAACAAAAATGCATTAATAAGTGCAGTCTAAGGGTCAGAATTTGAGAAAGAAGTCATAGGTTTGAGACCTGCAGCTAGTTTTCTTGAATTTCAAACATAAATCTTAATAATGACAAGTATCATCTGGGTATAAATAGGTTAAGATATGTTAAATTGAGTGCAGAAGTTTAAAGGAAAGTTCTGATCACAGATATTTTGTTTCAGGGGCCAGGAGGAAAGAATGTTTCCCATGGACAAGCAGCAACTAAAGAATTCTGTTCCTGGCAATATAATCATGCATTCAAAGAGGGAATTTTAACACTGTATGTGTAAATAATGAATGCAGTTATTTGTGTTGACACTAATGGCCACCTGTTTGTCTGTCCCACTGTTTTTGAGGTTAATGTCTTTGTATAATAGcatcttaatttatttttgagaaataaactttcttttttaagtgtCTTGAATTGCAGACATTACTGAaatctgtatctttttttcaggGATTTTAAACAATGTACTTGTGTTTCACATCTCACTTCCAATTCAAAGCACAGTGGTATTACCTTACTAACAGCTTTTCTTTGGGAATATTTTCTCGTTTTGTACACATACCATGTTGCAGATGtgattttttattaaaactgaCCTGTTTGAAAGATGTTTTAGGACATTGCATGATCATATACTGGCAAAACTCCAAGCAGTGTCTTTCAGGTGCAGAGGGGTATGGGACAAGGCCTTAAagctgaactttttttttcccctgaactAAAATCCAGACAAAAGCAACCATTCATTAAAACAGCATCATAATTATGCAttataaaacatatttatttccAGTTTTCCAAAATCACCACAAAATTTAGCTAGTACAAATGGCTAGTGGCCCCAGTTTCTGACACTTTCTTATATTTACATAGGTGTCAGAAACTGCAACTATGGTTATGTGGCCTACATCTGAGTGATTAATGCAAACGTGATTTATGGGTGCCAAATGTAACTCAGACTTCAGGAAATTAAGTTAATAAAGCAGAGGAACATATACTGCAATTTCAACATTAGGCCTAACTTAAGTGAGTTGTATGTTAAAAGTGTATTTTGGTCTACAAACCTATCTATTACATTTCACCACCTCTTGCAGGCTGGGAATGAGCTTAGCTCTTTGGGTAGTAAGTAGGTCTTTCGCTGTTTATGCAAGCATGTTCCACAAATGCAACTCTTCTACTTCAAGTGCTTTTACAAAACCAGCCACAAATTTTGCTACTGTTAACAAGGTCAAGTTACTTCATCTGAAGTATTTCTACAGTTTcagattatttattttgctattaTGAAAATTGTTATGTAGCCAAGAAATACTCTTTACTTACAGAAATAATGATATTGTGTGTTTTCAATCATGCTGTTTGTTTCTCTACATAAcagtaaatgaaaaacattAGAATTAGGTTGACCAGTGTAATAATagactgctttctttttttcctctccttagGCAGAGAAATTTGCCTTCAGGCTAGAGATCCATGCATGAAATTTCAGACAgacttttttaaagcaaagaaacatgTAAGCCCTTCAAACTAGGATTGCAAGTGGAAAATACAACCAATCTGTAATTACAGTTGCATTACAACACTAGTGGAATTCCACTAACAAAGTGTTGCATAAAGCCTCACCTGCTCCTCCTACATGCACTAAATATAAATGTGCTTGAACAGCAAAAGCAACGTGCCTAGATCTGAGTCGGCTAAATAGCATTTGCAACTAAAATTATGATTAGTGGATAAACCCAGATACTAACTTCTCTGGTAAAACTGTGGGTCAAACCTGATAAATATGTAGAATCATAATGATGTTTTCTCATTAACTTTAGATTATGTCTTGCTATTTTGTTGCTTGCCTGAGAGTTAATGGTTCTACTTGTTATGCTGTTCAagtgaatttatttcttttcaaaaggttgggaccattttttttcccctaatatCATAATTTCAGTTAAATGTTTCTTTAGAGTCCTGTTTTTCTTGACTTAGTAATGAATTTACATCAGTGGGGATCCTGGAACACTTCAGTTCATTCTTCTGCACTGCATTGCATCTATGTAGGGTTATTGAATCTtgggaaacatttttttgtgtgtaattGAACTGCAGTTGGCTGAATGCTGTTTGGAAGGCTAATTGTTCATTAAGGTGATTCTTTTTCTGTCACTCAGGATGAGTTTTAAGTTGTAAGGTGAGTTGTAAGAGACTGACAGTTACTATATGTTAAACTGCACCAAATTGTCAGTTCAGGTGTCCCTCTAATTCAGAGTTCATATGCAATGTTAGTAGAATGTTTTCTTCAAACTGAAACTGAGTCACACATCATGTGTGACTGATCATTCTGTGATCATGCTAGttctgaggttttgttttgtgttttttttcaacattcCAGTTGGAGAGTATGAAGTATTCAAAGAGATTTCAGCTGCAGCAAGGATGCAGTGAAGCTGCTATGTTCAATGTCTTCTTGGCTGTTCCCCACTGCTGATGTACTTACTTAGTTTCTCTGTTCTTGGTTGGTAACGGtgtcagaaagaaaagtgagGAATCTATCTAAAACAACTTGTCTCTTTGCAAATCCACATTCCATCTTTCGTTTCAATTCAGTAAGGTCCGTTAGAACTTTTATAACAGTAAGGCATCTGGTTGCAAAATAATGTGGAGAGTGCTGTAAGTGTAGGATGTCTGAAAACCTTCATCAGAGAGATCTCATTTTGGATAAAGTTTGCTTTCCACAGATGTGAGTGGGACACGGCACTACAGACTGATTGGAATTGTAGCAAAGCTTTTCCTGCCTGGAGTATGCAAACTATGTATTCTACTGTTGAAAAGAAATCCACGTTGCTTACAAACATGCAGTTTTAAAGATTAGTCACATTTTGTATTAAATATAGTCCATGTTGATAATGCAGATTGTAAGCTCATGCAGGAGCACctgcttctgcttttgtctAGTTCGAGATTATCCCTTAATCATGCAGGGTCCAGGTGTGCATTTTCAGATTTGTTGACTCAGGAAAGCTGGAGATAGCATTAAAGGCCAATGACGTGATACTGTAGCTACATGTAGGTTGTTGCTCCTCTGAACAAGAACTCGTGCTTGAACCCACACAGTGAAAAGAATGGCAAGAAGAAATGTTCTCATTACAGGTTGCTCCTCAGGAATTGGACTGGCCTTAGCTGTAGCAATGGCAAAAGATGAACAGAAAAGATTTAAAGGTAAATGTATCTGTAATGTAGCTCCGTAAAAACATGCTTTTCAAGATattacttttttctgctgtgatttAACAGGTGACTGGACTCAGTTTGGTGACTTGTTTCTTGTTAGTTTCCCTTCACAGTACAGTGAAAATCTATGGCTTTCTGTAAGCAGATGATATTTCTGTATATGTACTGAGGCTGAACCTAAGGAAGCATCTGTCTTCTACTTAATAACATTATTGTTGTTCTGCTGAACATGTTGacagtaatggaaaaaaaaccaaacaaccctgAAATTCAAAATGAGTTTCTAGGTTTCTGATATTATTTTTATACACTACATGTTCTTTGTGTGCACAGGGGTTTAATTCTTAATTTGGATCTCTTGCTTTCAGAACCAGACGCAGGGAAATCAGCGGCAGTACATGTAGAAAAGAGATTCCTTCTACTTCAAGTTTTTATCTGGGTTCTAGGACTGATATTTCAGACATGGATGTAAAAGCAATGTTCTTTAATGCTTCTAACTAAGACTGCAACGGGAGAAGTTTTATTTCTGGTAACTGCTGCTTTTGGTGTGTTGCAGTGTATGCCACAATGCGGAATCTGGCCAAGAAAGAACAACTCGAGGAAGCTGTCGGTCGCAGGCTGGGCAAAACCCTCGAAATTAAACAACTGGATGTCTGTAATGAACAATCAATTAAAACTTGTGTGAATAGCATCCCTGACAGAAGGATTGATGTCCTAGGTAAGTACAAGATGTGTATGCTCCGAATAGATGTCAGTtttctatttaacatcttcTAAAAACCTGGAGAAGTTTCATTACTGTATCTTTTAAATGGTCAAAGTAATTACAGTCATATAGTGTATTCTCTGAGAGAGTCTTGGCCTCGTGCAGACGTGAGTGGGTTAAATCTCTCCTTGCTTCTATGAAGTAGCGAAGCTTGTTTTCCCTGTTTACAAAGGAGAAACTTGATCAGAGAAGTGTTTTGGATTATACAGTTTTTACTAAATGTGAGAAGTTTTGCATAAATTGGCGTCTTATTATACAAGACTTTCTGCCCTATCAATGAAAGACAGCCCTATTTACAATTAAGTCAACAGCTCTCTACTAAGAAAGCAACAGCATTTGGGAATTGGCAAGTAAAAGAACAAATGCAAAGAAAGTAAAGGTCCTCTAATTTTGTTGTGAGGATTACACTTGTACTTTACAGCTCATTCTACAAGAGCTGCTTTCATGATGGTTTGCTAAAAATATTGTAGTAAGATGGAAATTGCTTGCACCATCAACTATTAAATCTTCTGTAACAGAAAGTTATGGATCTGccttcattttaattattaaagtGCTGCTTAACAAGCGTCCGCTGCAAACTGTATTATACTCTAATTTGACATAGTAATTGTAATGTAGTATGACTGTTCTATCAGTCATTCCCCTCTTACAAATATTCATGaggcaaataaaaatcaatggGAGCGTGTGTTtcggttttggggtttttttaattgtcttgaAGGTGTGAATGTTAACAAAACATAAAGCAGATCAAAATATGGCCTGGTCTACCATGTTTTGGAATAAACTGAAGACTTGTGTTCATTCCTATGGGTACTGACTGTAGCCTCTAACTCTTAATACTGAATTGAgtatatataatataaataaaGATCATTATCAGCTCATTTCCTGTAATCCTTTTGTAATTTAAAGGAGTAATCAGAAATCAACATTATCTGATATTATGCATTTTTAATTGGATTAACAGCATAATAAACAACCCCCACAACCTATGGAAATGTCAAGTGTATTTGCAAAGCTTTAGTGACAGAATAACATCTTTTTATCCTTTGTTTAAGGATTACTGAAGGATCATTTAATCCTTAGTCTTCATTATACTTTCAAATGCTTTCCAGTAAGAGTTACAAGTTAATGTTGACAGAGGTTATTGCTTACTGTTGTCTTCCATTTTGTGCAGTTAGCAATGCCGGAGTGGGGCTCATTGGACCTATCGAATGTCAGTCCATAGATGAAATGAAAACGGTGATGGATACCAACTTCTTTGGACTGGTTCGACTCCTGAAGGAGATTTTGCCTGAcatgaagaggagaaagagcGGCCATATAGTTATAATCAGCAGTGTTATGGGAATACAAGGCAAAGttcgggtttttttttgtttgaactAGGAGTTCAGTATCAAAAACTGTAAACATTACCtattttaatctgaaaaaaaaccgtAACATAGGAGCTGGCCTGTTTATTGTGCTCTGTCTTGCTGAGGTTCCAACTGTAGAAAGCACAGGACTTAGACCTGATGGTTTTGATGCATCAAGGTAGTACGTTACTATTCGACTGCTCTTGAGGCATTTTACCAACACAACCTTCAGgatgaattattttttccaaaatatttttaactcaaactctaattatttttattggtttttaataaatattttaacatttttgttatCTGGCAAACAGGGCTTACTAGTGTAAGGCTTTGCCATTGGAACATCTTATGGGGACAGGCACACATACTACACCCTGCACAATAACGATGGAATAAAATCCAAACATGTCCTGAAGAAATGTATAATCTTTTTGTAAAGTTCCTCCCCTCACAAAACTCCACAGAGTATTGTTTTAGCCACAGATAATGATGGTCCTACTCTTGTGTTCCATCTGGTCTAGCTGAACTTGTTTGAATTATTATAACAGTCGCATTGATCTTACCTGGATTATTCTGCTGAGCCTTAAGTCAGACTGCAAGACAATGATTACAATCCACCTAAATAGATTGATCTAGTCCTTCTTCTAAATCACTCAGATACAAGCTGGATCTCCTGCATTGCATTTTGGGATCATCTCCTGCATTTTGGGCTCATCTATAGCCTATTAAAGTCTTGCAGATAAATCGTGCAGATGATATTGCATGTACAGACTCTTTCATACCTTAGactacaaaatatttaatatcaTCCAAAGAGATAACAGCATCAGCTGGGAGGGATGAAAAGCATTAGTCAAGCAGCCTTTCCTAGAATGAGCAATTCTGAGAAATACAAAACATCAGTATTTAGGTTCAGTACATACAAGGATCTTTCTAATGTTTTCCCAGCAAGGCTGGAGAAATTTTGGGAAGAGACAAGAGTATTTAAAGCTAAACTATTAGTATGTTGATTGCAATCACAGTCTCAAGATGTTCTGTTTGTACCATCAGGTATCTTATTTAATGATGTTTATGCTGCATCTAAGTTTGCCGTGGAAGGATTCTGTGAAAGTTTAGCTATACAAGCACTGAAGTTCAAACTGCAGTAAGTATTGATGTGCTAGTATAAATTGTGTTTTAGATACTTTAAAGTAtattcagagagagaaaacaaattgtTAAAGCTTGCAGCTATGTAGGAGAAACAGATTGAGTAACCCATGGAACTTTTACATCACAAAAGGCACAGAAATGTCCACAGTCTTCACACTACATAAGCAAATAAAAAGGTCTAGATGCTAAAATAAACATGTTCTCTTGAACAGTTAAAGGATGTTTAAATATGTTTCATGTaacacttctgaaaacagatttttgcaCACAATACAATAGGAATAAAATTAGAAAATCGACCTGTAATACTTTCCTTTAGAAAAGATACCAGACTTCTTAGGCAATTCACAGGTAAAAAAGCTCAAGGGTTCATCACAGAGAAAGAGCAAGTGGAAATCCGTAAGAATGGAACACAGGTGAGACTCCTATTGTTAGAGGAGGCGGGAGGAAAGTTAGAAGAATGTGGTGTATAATTTCTTAAATGTTTAAGGCAGTATCTAAGAGACTGGTCCTGCTCATCATCTGTGGACTGAAGGGTTTGAATTGTCATGTATAGATTCACATTAGTGTGATTCTGCTACCACTGTGTGTGCCATTGTTCAATTTCCATTGCACCTCTTTGTGCCTAAGCCTTTAGCCCTTGTGCTGTGGGCGAACAGACAGCAGCTGTCATGGGATTTTGGAGACAAGCTGACGTCAAGAATGTAGTTTTGCGTAGACTCTGTAAAATTTGGAAGGctttaaaataaacagcttgTAATCTGTCATCCTGATACACAGGATATACCAGAACTCATAATAAGATTTCAAGAGCATGAGATGCAACACAGAGCaggttaacaaaaaaaaaagtagaatggGAAAAGTCCAAGGTCTAGGACGAAGAGGGACACAAGAGAGGAGGCTTTaattccagcagcagctggaactCTGCTGTCAATGTTAATAGCTTGATTTTGTTCTAAAGAGCCTGACCAGAACTGGAGCCTAGGAAGAAGTCCTGTCCCAAAGGGTGTTCTGATAAACATTGTGGCTAAAGGTAATTGCTGTTTGAGAAAAGAACAAACTGACCAGTAACTGCATTTCAGTGATTTGCTGTAATACCCTAGTGAGCAAAACAAATTTGTTGACATTTGGCAGCAGCCAATATCTGTCCACCCACAGCAAAATTCCCTATACTGTATTGTGTTATAAAATTGTGGAAGGATCTTGAATTATCTAACACTGACAGTTTGACAAAGAAAATCTATCTTTGGGTAATTCCCCCCCTGCCTCTTTCAGCTACTTCTAGTATTATCAAAGAAAAGCTACAACAAAGAAACCTGTAGGATTTTTTCCAGAGAGAAATCAATTTGGTTATGAtatcttaattatttttctaaatatttgttCAGTTCTGGTGGATAA
This genomic window contains:
- the LOC104555389 gene encoding retinol dehydrogenase 8 isoform X1 codes for the protein MARRNVLITGCSSGIGLALAVAMAKDEQKRFKVYATMRNLAKKEQLEEAVGRRLGKTLEIKQLDVCNEQSIKTCVNSIPDRRIDVLVSNAGVGLIGPIECQSIDEMKTVMDTNFFGLVRLLKEILPDMKRRKSGHIVIISSVMGIQGILFNDVYAASKFAVEGFCESLAIQALKFKLQLSLIEPGPVVTEFERKVFEDGMKMDLSAADEETAEMFTNIYLKNYKQIFQSLGQSAEEVAEHTVKIILAENPPFRHQTNTLYTPMTTLKYADPNGDLPIDIFYKMVFHHDKIFSASLNFIKLLRWRSRKSFDLGKPSQ
- the LOC104555389 gene encoding retinol dehydrogenase 8 isoform X2, encoding MRNLAKKEQLEEAVGRRLGKTLEIKQLDVCNEQSIKTCVNSIPDRRIDVLVSNAGVGLIGPIECQSIDEMKTVMDTNFFGLVRLLKEILPDMKRRKSGHIVIISSVMGIQGILFNDVYAASKFAVEGFCESLAIQALKFKLQLSLIEPGPVVTEFERKVFEDGMKMDLSAADEETAEMFTNIYLKNYKQIFQSLGQSAEEVAEHTVKIILAENPPFRHQTNTLYTPMTTLKYADPNGDLPIDIFYKMVFHHDKIFSASLNFIKLLRWRSRKSFDLGKPSQ